One genomic segment of Paraburkholderia caffeinilytica includes these proteins:
- the mutS gene encoding DNA mismatch repair protein MutS, whose translation MGIQTAAANDVAQHTPMMQQYLRIKADHPGTLVFYRMGDFYELFFEDAEKAARLLDLTLTQRGASAGNPIKMAGVPHHAVEQYLAKLVKLGESVAICEQIGDPATSKGPVERKVMRVVTPGTLTDAALLSDKSDVYLMALCVAHNRRGVATGVGLAWLNLASGALRLAEVAPDQVAAALERIRPAEILVADAPADSASWTPPVNAGALTRVPVWHFDIASGTQRLCDQLEVAGLDGFGAHSLTAACGAAGALLLYAAATQGQQLRHVRSLKVEYESEYIGLDPATRRNLELTETLRGTESPTLCSLLDTCCTTMGSRLLRHWLHHPPREAAVAQARQQAIGALLDAPPGAGVDTLRGALRQISDIERITGRLALLSARPRDLSSLRDTFIALPDLRTQLAAVSSNADSLARIDASLEPPQACVELLRRAVAQEPAAMVRDGGVIARGYDAELDELRDISENCGQFLIDLETRERARTGIGNLRVEYNKVHGFYIEVTRGQTDKVPDDYRRRQTLKNAERYITPELKTFEDKALSAQERALARERSLYDALLQALLPFIPDCQRVAAALAELDLLVAFAERARALDWVAPTFSPDTGIEIEQGRHPVVEAQVEQFIANDCTLTPERKLLLITGPNMGGKSTFMRQTALIALLAYVGSYVPARRAAFGPIDRIFTRIGAADDLAGGRSTFMVEMTEAAAILNDATPQSLVLMDEIGRGTSTFDGLALAWAIARHLLSHNGCHTLFATHYFELTQLPAEFPHAANVHLSAVEHGHGIVFLHAVSEGPANQSYGLQVAQLAGVPNAVIRAARKHLAHLEQQSAAQPAPQLDLFAAPMPMLVEDADDERDERDDKRGATAASPAMQTLVERLRAIDPNDLRPREALDLLYELHDLAAASDADH comes from the coding sequence ATGGGCATTCAAACCGCAGCGGCCAATGACGTCGCACAACACACGCCAATGATGCAGCAGTATCTCCGCATCAAGGCGGATCATCCGGGCACACTGGTGTTCTACCGGATGGGCGACTTCTACGAGCTCTTTTTCGAAGACGCGGAAAAGGCTGCGCGTCTGCTCGACTTGACACTGACGCAGCGCGGCGCGTCGGCGGGCAATCCGATCAAGATGGCGGGCGTGCCGCATCACGCGGTCGAACAGTATCTGGCCAAGCTGGTGAAGCTCGGTGAATCCGTCGCGATTTGCGAACAGATCGGCGATCCGGCTACGTCGAAGGGACCCGTCGAGCGCAAGGTGATGCGCGTGGTCACGCCGGGCACATTGACCGACGCAGCACTCCTGTCCGACAAGAGCGACGTCTACCTGATGGCGCTGTGCGTCGCCCATAACCGGCGCGGCGTTGCAACGGGCGTCGGGCTCGCGTGGCTGAATCTGGCGAGCGGCGCATTGCGCCTCGCCGAAGTGGCGCCCGACCAGGTGGCCGCCGCGCTCGAGCGGATTCGTCCCGCGGAAATTCTGGTGGCCGATGCGCCCGCCGACTCCGCGAGCTGGACGCCGCCCGTCAACGCCGGCGCCCTCACCCGCGTGCCGGTCTGGCACTTCGATATCGCCTCGGGCACGCAGCGTCTGTGCGATCAGCTGGAAGTGGCCGGCCTCGACGGCTTCGGCGCGCACTCGCTGACGGCGGCATGTGGCGCGGCCGGCGCGCTGCTGCTGTATGCGGCGGCCACGCAAGGCCAGCAATTGCGTCACGTGCGCAGCCTGAAGGTCGAGTACGAGTCCGAATATATCGGGCTCGACCCCGCCACGCGCCGCAATCTCGAACTCACCGAAACGCTGCGCGGCACCGAATCGCCCACGCTGTGTTCGCTGCTCGACACCTGCTGCACGACGATGGGCAGCCGTCTGTTGCGCCACTGGCTGCATCATCCGCCGCGCGAAGCCGCCGTGGCGCAAGCGCGTCAGCAGGCCATCGGCGCATTGCTCGACGCGCCGCCGGGCGCAGGCGTCGACACGCTCCGCGGCGCACTGCGGCAGATTTCCGACATCGAGCGGATTACCGGGCGTCTCGCGCTGCTGTCGGCACGGCCTCGCGATCTGTCGAGCCTGCGCGATACGTTCATCGCCTTGCCCGATCTGCGCACGCAACTCGCGGCCGTTTCGTCCAATGCGGATTCGCTGGCGCGTATCGACGCGTCACTGGAGCCGCCGCAAGCCTGCGTCGAACTGCTCAGGCGCGCGGTCGCGCAGGAGCCGGCCGCGATGGTGCGCGACGGTGGCGTGATCGCCCGCGGCTACGATGCCGAACTCGACGAGTTGCGCGATATTTCGGAGAACTGCGGGCAGTTCCTGATCGACCTCGAAACACGCGAACGGGCGCGCACCGGCATCGGCAATCTGCGCGTCGAATACAACAAGGTGCACGGCTTCTATATCGAAGTCACGCGCGGCCAGACCGACAAGGTGCCGGACGATTACCGCCGCCGTCAGACGTTGAAAAACGCCGAGCGTTACATCACGCCGGAGCTGAAGACTTTCGAAGACAAGGCGCTGTCCGCGCAGGAACGCGCGCTGGCCCGCGAACGCTCGCTTTACGACGCGTTACTGCAGGCGCTGCTGCCTTTTATTCCGGACTGCCAGCGGGTCGCAGCGGCACTGGCCGAACTCGATCTGCTGGTTGCCTTCGCCGAACGCGCCCGCGCACTCGACTGGGTCGCGCCAACGTTCTCGCCGGATACCGGCATCGAAATCGAACAGGGCCGCCATCCGGTCGTCGAAGCGCAGGTCGAGCAATTTATCGCTAACGACTGCACGCTCACACCCGAGCGCAAACTGCTCCTGATCACCGGCCCGAACATGGGCGGTAAGTCGACCTTCATGCGGCAGACCGCGCTGATCGCGTTGCTGGCCTACGTCGGCAGCTACGTGCCCGCACGCCGCGCGGCATTCGGGCCGATCGATCGCATCTTCACGCGAATCGGCGCAGCGGACGATCTGGCCGGCGGCCGTTCGACCTTCATGGTGGAGATGACGGAAGCAGCGGCGATCCTGAACGACGCAACCCCGCAAAGTCTCGTGCTGATGGACGAAATCGGGCGCGGCACGTCGACGTTCGACGGCCTCGCGCTGGCGTGGGCCATTGCGCGGCACCTGCTCTCACACAACGGCTGCCATACGCTCTTCGCCACGCACTACTTCGAATTGACGCAGTTGCCCGCCGAGTTTCCGCACGCGGCCAATGTGCACCTGTCGGCCGTCGAACATGGGCACGGTATCGTGTTCCTGCATGCGGTCAGCGAAGGGCCGGCGAATCAGAGCTATGGTTTGCAAGTCGCGCAACTGGCGGGTGTGCCGAACGCGGTGATTCGCGCGGCCCGCAAGCATCTCGCGCACCTCGAACAGCAATCGGCGGCGCAACCCGCCCCGCAGCTCGATCTGTTCGCCGCCCCGATGCCCATGCTGGTCGAAGACGCCGACGACGAACGCGACGAACGCGACGACAAGCGAGGAGCAACGGCGGCGTCGCCGGCCATGCAGACACTCGTCGAACGTCTGCGCGCAATCGACCCGAACGACCTGCGGCCACGCGAAGCGCTCGATCTGCTGTACGAACTGCACGACCTGGCCGCCGCGTCGGATGCCGATCATTGA
- a CDS encoding FKBP-type peptidyl-prolyl cis-trans isomerase translates to MKIAKNTVVSVAYKLSDAQGNLIEESDEPMVYLHGGYDGTFPKIEEELDGHEAGFETQIQLEPQDAFGEYDPDLVKIEPRDRFPEPLEVGMQFEGTPEEGDDDLDSLVYVVTDVAEDKVVLDGNHPLAGMALRFALTVKDVRPATEDEIQHEHAHGADGLEVLDDDDDEADDDKSGPTLH, encoded by the coding sequence ATGAAAATCGCAAAGAACACCGTCGTGTCGGTCGCTTACAAGCTATCGGATGCGCAGGGCAATCTGATCGAAGAAAGCGACGAGCCGATGGTCTATCTGCACGGCGGCTATGATGGCACGTTCCCCAAGATCGAGGAAGAGCTCGACGGCCACGAGGCCGGCTTCGAGACACAGATCCAGCTTGAGCCGCAAGACGCGTTCGGCGAGTACGACCCCGATCTCGTGAAGATCGAGCCGCGCGATCGCTTCCCGGAACCGCTCGAAGTCGGCATGCAATTCGAAGGCACGCCGGAAGAAGGCGATGACGATCTCGATTCGCTCGTCTACGTGGTGACCGACGTGGCGGAAGACAAAGTCGTGCTCGACGGCAACCATCCGCTCGCCGGCATGGCGCTGCGTTTCGCGCTGACCGTCAAGGACGTGCGTCCGGCTACGGAAGACGAAATCCAGCACGAACACGCGCATGGCGCCGACGGCCTCGAAGTCCTCGATGACGATGACGACGAAGCCGACGACGACAAGTCAGGGCCCACGCTGCACTGA
- a CDS encoding cupin domain-containing protein produces the protein MPKRPTDHPADAASALNSSPASKPARPGLPPSPDTPTPLLGNLTPSQFMRRYWQKKPLLIRQAIPNVEAPLSRDEFFELADQDEVEARLITHFRNKWQLEHGPFAPDELPSVKQRAWTLLVQGVDLYDDRARALLDRFRFVPDARLDDLMISYASDGGGVGPHFDSYDVFLLQVKGKRRWRISAQKDLTLQPGLPLKVLQHFEAEEEWLLEPGDMLYLPPHIAHDGVAEGECMTCSIGFRAPSEGELTAQFLYHLAERGESVARPNALYRDPRQPAVDRPAELPAALIERVGAILAGVKWDEQDIASFLGAYLSEPKPSVVFDPPQRPLNEARFISQASKSGIRLDRKTNLLYNRRFFFVNGEETPFDGAKKWLFDLADHRCMSAKRFVTLSHDSSVTALLHEWYRAGWIQVGELA, from the coding sequence ATGCCCAAGCGGCCCACTGACCACCCGGCCGATGCAGCTTCGGCACTGAATTCTTCGCCGGCTTCAAAGCCGGCTCGCCCGGGTCTCCCGCCCTCGCCTGACACACCCACGCCGTTGCTCGGCAATCTGACACCGTCGCAATTCATGCGCCGGTACTGGCAGAAGAAGCCTCTGCTGATCCGCCAGGCGATTCCGAACGTGGAAGCGCCGCTGTCGCGCGACGAGTTTTTCGAGCTGGCCGATCAGGACGAAGTAGAAGCGCGTCTGATCACGCACTTTCGCAACAAGTGGCAACTGGAGCACGGCCCGTTCGCGCCGGATGAACTGCCGTCGGTCAAGCAGCGCGCCTGGACGCTGCTCGTGCAGGGCGTGGACCTTTACGACGATCGCGCGCGCGCCTTGCTCGACCGCTTCCGCTTCGTGCCGGACGCGCGTCTGGACGACCTGATGATTTCGTATGCAAGCGATGGCGGAGGTGTCGGCCCCCACTTCGATTCCTACGATGTGTTTCTTTTGCAAGTAAAAGGCAAGCGCCGGTGGCGGATCAGTGCGCAGAAAGATCTGACACTCCAACCGGGTTTGCCGTTGAAAGTTTTACAGCACTTCGAGGCGGAAGAGGAATGGCTGCTCGAGCCGGGCGACATGTTGTACCTGCCGCCGCATATTGCGCACGACGGTGTCGCCGAAGGCGAATGCATGACCTGCTCGATCGGTTTTCGCGCGCCGTCCGAGGGTGAGTTGACCGCGCAGTTCCTTTACCATCTGGCCGAGCGCGGCGAGTCGGTTGCGCGCCCCAATGCGCTCTATCGCGATCCGCGACAACCGGCCGTCGATCGTCCGGCAGAGCTGCCCGCTGCACTGATCGAACGCGTTGGCGCGATCCTTGCGGGCGTGAAATGGGATGAGCAGGACATTGCATCGTTCCTTGGCGCGTACCTCAGCGAACCCAAGCCGAGTGTCGTCTTTGATCCGCCGCAACGACCACTCAATGAAGCCCGTTTCATCAGTCAGGCATCGAAGTCAGGCATTCGGCTGGACCGCAAGACTAATTTGTTGTACAACCGCCGTTTTTTCTTCGTAAATGGAGAGGAAACGCCGTTTGATGGCGCAAAAAAGTGGTTGTTTGACCTCGCTGACCACCGGTGTATGAGTGCGAAACGCTTTGTAACACTCTCACACGATTCGTCGGTGACAGCACTGCTGCACGAGTGGTATCGTGCGGGCTGGATACAAGTGGGCGAGCTTGCGTAA
- a CDS encoding ATP-dependent DNA helicase has protein sequence MNSPLETSPRATAGDDAQAAGAPAASTPAPRPPASALSASLNPRRVAELDDIFADNGLLARQIDGYRSRASQIEMSRAVAAAMEASGRAMPEPAMFEAQKRPARRLQSPGADAAAEAPDSDESSGLDGGENTLIVEAGTGTGKTYAYLVPAMLWGGKVIVSTGTKHLQDQLFQRDIPTVRDALAVPVSVAMLKGRANYLCHYYLQRTADNGRLPSRQETSYLQDIVRFAKITRTGDKAELASVPETAAVWSMVTSTRENCLGQECPHYKECFVMQARREAQQADIVVVNHHLFFADIMLRDTGMAELLPTANTVIFDEAHQLPETATLFFGETLSTTQFLELARDSVAEGLGHARESVDWVKLGSTLERAARDVRLAFKEDSVRLSIGQLPDDHPLFPALETLEAELDALTSALSGQAERAESIGACLRRARELQGVLAGWTTPPTETERAAVDAVAADARAERADPNEKVRWIEVFAHTVQLHETPLSVAPIFAKQRAGVPRAWIFTSATLSVRGDFTHYAAQMGLNAKRSMTLPSPFDYPTQGLLYVPRNLPQPSSPMFTDAVFDAALPAIEASGGGVFMLCTTLRAVDRISAKLRDTIEARGWNYPLLVQGDASRTELLDRFRAYGNAILVGSQSFWEGVDVRGDALSLVVIDKLPFAPPDDPVLSARLDALTKKGLSPFAVHQLPQAVITLKQGAGRLIRAETDRGVLMICDTRLVDKPYGRRIWQSLPPFKRTREIEVVREFFEESAAPTQ, from the coding sequence TTGAATTCACCGCTTGAAACTTCACCACGCGCCACCGCGGGCGACGACGCCCAGGCGGCCGGCGCTCCGGCGGCCAGCACGCCGGCGCCGCGTCCTCCCGCGTCTGCGCTCTCCGCGTCGTTGAATCCGCGCCGCGTCGCCGAACTGGACGATATCTTCGCCGACAATGGCCTGCTCGCCCGTCAGATCGACGGCTATCGCTCGCGCGCTTCGCAGATCGAGATGTCGCGCGCCGTCGCGGCGGCCATGGAAGCGTCGGGTCGCGCGATGCCCGAGCCCGCGATGTTCGAGGCGCAAAAGCGTCCGGCGCGTCGTCTGCAATCGCCGGGCGCGGATGCCGCCGCTGAAGCGCCCGATAGCGACGAATCGAGCGGTCTCGACGGCGGCGAAAACACGCTGATCGTGGAAGCCGGGACCGGCACCGGCAAGACCTATGCGTATCTCGTGCCGGCCATGTTGTGGGGCGGTAAGGTGATCGTCTCCACCGGCACCAAGCATTTGCAGGATCAGCTTTTTCAGCGCGACATTCCGACCGTTCGCGATGCGCTCGCCGTGCCGGTATCGGTGGCGATGCTCAAGGGCCGCGCGAACTACCTGTGCCATTACTATCTGCAGCGCACGGCGGATAACGGCCGTCTGCCGTCGCGCCAGGAAACCTCGTATCTGCAGGACATCGTTCGCTTCGCCAAGATCACGCGCACCGGCGACAAGGCCGAACTCGCGAGCGTGCCGGAAACGGCGGCGGTGTGGTCGATGGTCACGTCCACGCGCGAAAACTGTCTCGGCCAGGAGTGCCCGCATTACAAGGAGTGCTTCGTGATGCAGGCGCGCCGCGAGGCGCAGCAGGCCGACATCGTGGTGGTCAATCACCATCTGTTCTTCGCCGACATCATGTTGCGCGATACCGGCATGGCTGAATTGCTGCCCACGGCCAACACCGTCATCTTCGACGAAGCGCACCAGTTGCCGGAAACCGCGACGCTGTTTTTCGGCGAGACGCTCTCCACCACGCAATTTCTCGAGCTCGCGCGCGATTCCGTGGCGGAGGGCCTGGGTCATGCGCGCGAATCGGTCGACTGGGTGAAGCTCGGCTCGACGCTCGAGCGCGCGGCGCGCGACGTGCGGCTCGCCTTCAAGGAAGACTCGGTGCGCCTGTCGATCGGTCAGTTGCCCGACGATCATCCGTTATTCCCCGCGCTCGAAACGCTGGAAGCCGAGCTCGACGCGTTGACGTCCGCGCTGTCCGGGCAGGCCGAGCGCGCCGAATCGATCGGCGCGTGTTTGCGTCGCGCACGCGAGTTGCAAGGTGTGCTCGCGGGCTGGACCACGCCGCCCACCGAGACTGAGCGCGCAGCCGTGGATGCCGTTGCGGCTGACGCCAGGGCCGAACGTGCCGATCCGAATGAAAAGGTGCGCTGGATCGAAGTCTTCGCGCATACGGTGCAGTTGCACGAAACGCCGCTGTCGGTCGCGCCGATCTTCGCGAAGCAGCGCGCCGGCGTGCCGCGCGCGTGGATCTTCACTTCGGCGACATTGTCGGTGCGCGGCGACTTCACGCACTATGCGGCGCAGATGGGCCTGAACGCAAAACGGTCGATGACGCTGCCGAGCCCCTTCGACTATCCGACGCAAGGGCTTCTGTACGTGCCGCGCAATCTGCCGCAGCCTTCGTCGCCAATGTTCACCGACGCCGTGTTCGACGCAGCATTACCCGCGATCGAAGCTTCGGGCGGCGGCGTATTCATGTTGTGCACGACGTTGCGCGCGGTGGACCGCATCTCGGCCAAATTGCGCGACACCATCGAGGCGCGCGGCTGGAACTATCCGCTGCTCGTGCAGGGCGACGCGAGCCGCACCGAGTTGCTCGATCGCTTCCGTGCGTACGGCAATGCGATTCTGGTGGGTAGCCAGAGTTTCTGGGAAGGCGTGGACGTGCGTGGCGATGCGCTCTCGCTGGTCGTGATCGACAAGCTGCCGTTTGCGCCGCCTGACGACCCGGTGTTGTCGGCGCGTCTGGATGCGCTGACGAAGAAGGGCTTGAGCCCATTTGCCGTCCATCAGTTGCCGCAGGCTGTGATTACGCTCAAGCAGGGCGCAGGCCGTCTGATTCGCGCTGAGACCGATCGCGGCGTACTGATGATCTGCGACACGCGTCTCGTCGATAAACCGTATGGACGCCGTATATGGCAGAGCCTGCCGCCCTTCAAGCGCACACGTGAAATCGAAGTCGTGCGCGAGTTCTTCGAAGAGAGTGCGGCGCCGACTCAATAG
- a CDS encoding DUF465 domain-containing protein has product MRDPNHVVTADTLRDRILQLESEHSGLDRLIDRMSDEPGIDDFELQRLKKRKLKVKDTIILLQLQLEPDARA; this is encoded by the coding sequence ATGCGCGATCCAAATCACGTCGTCACCGCGGACACATTGCGCGACCGTATTCTGCAACTGGAATCGGAGCATAGTGGGCTCGATCGCTTGATCGACCGAATGTCGGATGAGCCCGGCATCGACGACTTCGAGTTGCAGCGCCTGAAAAAGCGCAAACTCAAAGTCAAGGACACCATCATCTTGCTGCAATTGCAGCTCGAACCGGACGCACGCGCCTAG
- a CDS encoding Tex family protein → MTETVALKIVQRIAAELSVQPRQVAAAVQLLDEGATVPFIARYRKEVTDNLDDTQLRNLEERLLYLRELEDRRAAIIASIDEQGKLTDELRTAIEGADSKQVLEDLYLPYKPKRRTRAQIAREAGLQPLADALLANPLLDPQTEAAAYVDAEKGVADIKAALDGARDILSEQFGETADLLGKLRDYMFNQGVVSSRVVEGKENAEEEKFRDYYDYAETIRTVPSHRALALFRGRNAGVLMVKLGLGEELDAQVPHPGEALIARHFGIANQNRPADKWLADVCRWCWRVKVQPHIENELLTNLRDEAEHEAIRVFARNLKDLLLAAPAGPKAVIGLDPGMRTGVKVAVVDRTGKVLATDVIYPHEPRRDWDGSIAKLARICAQTQAELISIGNGTASRETDKLASELIARHPEFKLQKIVVSEAGASVYSASELAAKEFPDMDVSLRGAVSIARRLQDPLAELVKIEPKAIGVGQYQHDVNQRELARSLDAVVEDCVNAVGVDANTASVALLARVSGLNATLARNIVDYRDANGPFPSREHLRKVPRLGDKTFEQAAGFLRINNGENPLDRSSVHPEAYPVVERMLAKISKHVGEVLGNRDALRGLSPAEFVDERFGLPTVRDILLELEKPGRDPRPEFKTATFREGVEKVSDLTPGMVLEGVVTNVAAFGAFIDVGVHQDGLVHVSAMSTKFIKDPHEVVKAGQIVKVKVLEVDVKRQRIALTMRLDDEFGAAAAPRSGGGAQQDRGGSSRSGGGSGGGRGAQQQRSREPEAGGAMAAAFAKLKQK, encoded by the coding sequence ATGACGGAAACCGTAGCACTCAAGATCGTACAGCGCATCGCCGCCGAACTGTCCGTCCAGCCGCGCCAGGTCGCGGCCGCGGTGCAACTTCTCGACGAAGGAGCGACTGTTCCGTTCATCGCCCGCTACCGGAAGGAAGTGACCGACAATCTCGACGACACGCAACTGCGCAATCTCGAGGAGCGCCTGCTGTATCTGCGCGAGCTGGAAGACCGGCGCGCCGCGATCATCGCGAGCATCGACGAGCAGGGCAAGCTCACCGACGAACTGCGCACCGCGATCGAAGGCGCCGACAGCAAGCAGGTGCTGGAAGACCTGTATCTCCCGTACAAGCCGAAGCGCCGCACGCGCGCGCAGATCGCCCGCGAAGCCGGCCTGCAGCCGCTCGCCGACGCGCTGCTGGCCAATCCCCTGCTCGACCCGCAAACCGAGGCCGCCGCCTATGTGGACGCCGAGAAAGGCGTCGCCGACATCAAGGCCGCGCTCGACGGCGCGCGCGACATCCTCTCCGAACAGTTCGGCGAAACCGCGGATCTGCTCGGCAAGCTGCGCGACTACATGTTCAACCAGGGCGTGGTGTCGTCGAGAGTGGTCGAAGGCAAGGAAAACGCGGAAGAAGAGAAATTCCGCGACTACTACGACTACGCGGAAACCATCAGGACCGTGCCGTCGCATCGTGCGCTGGCCCTGTTCCGCGGCCGCAATGCGGGCGTGCTGATGGTCAAGCTGGGTTTGGGCGAAGAGCTCGACGCGCAGGTGCCGCATCCGGGCGAAGCATTGATCGCCCGCCACTTCGGCATCGCCAATCAGAACCGCCCGGCCGACAAGTGGCTCGCCGACGTGTGCCGTTGGTGCTGGCGCGTGAAGGTGCAGCCGCACATCGAAAACGAACTGCTGACCAATCTGCGCGACGAGGCCGAACACGAAGCGATTCGCGTGTTCGCACGCAACCTGAAGGACTTGCTGCTGGCCGCGCCGGCGGGACCGAAGGCCGTGATTGGCCTCGATCCGGGTATGCGCACCGGCGTGAAAGTCGCGGTGGTCGATCGGACCGGCAAGGTGCTCGCCACCGACGTGATTTATCCGCACGAGCCGCGCCGCGACTGGGACGGCTCGATCGCGAAACTGGCGCGCATCTGCGCACAGACGCAGGCTGAGCTGATCAGTATCGGTAACGGCACGGCGTCGCGCGAAACGGACAAGCTGGCGAGCGAATTGATCGCGCGTCATCCCGAGTTCAAGCTGCAGAAGATCGTCGTCTCGGAAGCCGGCGCGTCGGTGTACTCGGCCTCCGAACTCGCGGCGAAGGAATTCCCGGACATGGACGTGTCGCTTCGCGGCGCCGTGTCGATTGCGCGCCGCCTGCAGGATCCGCTGGCGGAACTGGTGAAGATCGAACCCAAGGCGATCGGTGTGGGTCAGTACCAGCACGACGTGAATCAGCGCGAACTGGCCCGCTCGCTCGACGCGGTGGTCGAGGATTGCGTGAACGCGGTCGGCGTGGATGCCAATACGGCGTCGGTCGCATTGCTGGCTCGCGTGTCGGGTCTGAACGCGACGCTGGCGCGCAACATCGTCGACTATCGCGATGCAAACGGCCCGTTCCCGTCGCGCGAACACCTGCGCAAGGTGCCGCGCCTTGGCGACAAGACTTTCGAACAGGCAGCCGGTTTCCTGCGCATCAACAACGGCGAGAATCCGCTGGATCGCTCGTCGGTTCACCCGGAAGCGTATCCCGTCGTGGAGCGCATGCTCGCGAAGATCAGCAAGCATGTCGGCGAAGTGCTCGGCAATCGCGACGCGCTGCGCGGCCTGTCGCCGGCGGAATTCGTCGACGAACGTTTCGGCCTGCCGACCGTGCGCGACATTCTGCTGGAACTCGAAAAACCGGGCCGCGACCCGCGCCCCGAGTTCAAGACCGCGACCTTCCGCGAAGGCGTCGAGAAAGTCAGCGATCTGACGCCGGGCATGGTGCTCGAAGGCGTCGTGACGAACGTGGCGGCCTTCGGTGCGTTCATCGATGTCGGCGTGCATCAGGACGGTCTGGTGCACGTGTCGGCCATGTCGACGAAGTTCATCAAGGACCCGCACGAAGTGGTCAAGGCTGGCCAGATCGTCAAGGTGAAGGTGCTGGAAGTCGACGTGAAGCGCCAGCGTATCGCGCTGACCATGCGCCTGGACGACGAGTTCGGCGCGGCGGCCGCGCCGCGCAGCGGCGGTGGCGCCCAGCAGGATCGTGGCGGCTCCAGCCGCTCGGGTGGTGGTAGCGGCGGCGGACGCGGCGCGCAGCAACAGCGCTCGCGTGAGCCGGAGGCAGGCGGCGCCATGGCCGCCGCATTCGCCAAGCTCAAGCAGAAGTAA